The region ATTTGGATTAAGTGGTGAATATAAAATGTGTTGGCTCGCCCAGGGTGAAGTTTTCGGCTTTGCCTTGGGCGAGTTTGGCTTTACGCTATACCGATTTGATTCTGGCGATAAGCGGAACGATGGCTTTGACCTCTTCGGGACAGTAATAGAATTGGCGACCTATCTGGGTATGCCCCAAGAAACGGCGGTCACGAAGTTTTTGTAAGGTGCGCTGGCTGATGCGAAGTTGCTGGCAGACCTCATGACCTGTAAGCCATTTGTTCAGACGCTTGCCGTTAGCCTTATGCTTCAGCAACTCAACTTTCTTTACCAAGGCATCGTATCTTGCCATCATCAAGTCGAATGCCTTCTTTTCCATTGTTACTACTTCCATATTCTCTGTTTTATTGGTTCAACAAATTCGGGTGCAAAGTTAATGTGTGTATGTTGAAAAACAATGAAAATGAATAACTGTGGCAGTACTTTTCTGGGGTTTGCCGACCGCTTGGCAAGAAAAATCAAGAAAATTATACGTGGGTCATTAATGAGTTGTTAAACGGGTATTTCGCAAATGATTAATTTTGCCACCGAGAAATCAAAACAGCAAAGTTTGTAACATTTAAAACGGAATCAAAATGGAAGTAATAACAATGGAAAGTCCAGCCTTTAAGATGCTGACAGAACAGATTGCCGACGTGGCAAAGTTGGTAGCTCTCATATATTCCAATGCGAGAGAAAATACCAAAAGAAGAAGCATGGAACTTGTGCTGACAAGCAGTGATGCAGCAAGAATACTTGGGATAAGCAAGCGAACCCTGCAGCGCTTGCGCTCTACCAACAGCATCGAGTACTTCATGGTGCGCGGACAATGCAGATATAGCATCAACGCTGTACAGAAATTGATTGAGGAACGAACCATTGCCAAGGAGACATGAGTATGGAAGATGGAACATTGAGACGATTGGAATTATATCTGCATGACCTGCACAAGAAGATTGACGGCATCTATGACATGCTGATGTTGAGACATGAGCGAAGCGGAGAGGACAAGGGATGCTCTGGCATCAACGAGAAATTGCTCGACAACCAGGATCTCTGTCTTTTGTTTCAAATTTCTCCCCGTTCCCTGCAACGCTACCGCAGTCTGGGAGTGCTTCCCTACAAGCGGCTGGGACAGAAGACCTACTACACGGAGGAAGACGTGAAGCAATTTATCAAGAACAACGTGAAGGATTTCAATCAGGAGAATGTAGAGCATTATATGACTCGCATTCACCAAAAATTCAAATAACAAAAGTATTCACCATTAAACATTTACAATTATGGGACAAAAGAAAAAGAGTGATGAACAGGACGTGCTGGTAGTCCGTGACGAAAAGACGGGCGAGATCAGCGTCGTCGCCGGACTCAGCAGAGACGGCACACCGAAGCGAGCACCCGCCAAGGCGGAGAACACGTCCGACTTCCTGCGTTTTGACCGCAACAGTGACTTGATGGACAGTTTCTTTAGAAACTTCTTCCGCCAGTGCAAGGAGCCAAGCCGATTCGGATTCTATCGCATAGCGGCAGACCAGGTGGAAAACCTGCTTGGCGTGATGAAGGAGTTGCTGAAAGATCCGGAGGCTAACAAGGAGATTCTTTCTGCCCACAAGGTTGACACCTCCAATTATGAGAAAGAGGCAAAGCAATCGGAAGGTCAGGCGAAAGAAACCGCATCATCGGACGATGCGTCCAAGACGCAAGCTAACACCGAAAAAGAGAATGTATCATCTGAACAAACCAACGAAAAAGAGAACGACATGGAACAGAAACCAGAACAGACCGCAACCGAACAGCAGGCACAGACCGCTCCGGGTGTAAAGCAGAACCTCATTAGTGGTAACGATGTGAACCTGCAGGAACTTGGTGCCAAATATGGCATAGACTTCAACAGTATGAATGAGAAGGATATGAAAGCCCTGCTCAACTACGGCAAGACGGGGCTTGTGATTGTGAAGCCGACCTTCGGCGGTGAACAGATAGAGATACAGGCCCGTCTGTCATTCCGTAAGGACGATAACGACCAGT is a window of Segatella copri DNA encoding:
- a CDS encoding helix-turn-helix domain-containing protein translates to MEDGTLRRLELYLHDLHKKIDGIYDMLMLRHERSGEDKGCSGINEKLLDNQDLCLLFQISPRSLQRYRSLGVLPYKRLGQKTYYTEEDVKQFIKNNVKDFNQENVEHYMTRIHQKFK
- a CDS encoding helix-turn-helix domain-containing protein, producing the protein MEVITMESPAFKMLTEQIADVAKLVALIYSNARENTKRRSMELVLTSSDAARILGISKRTLQRLRSTNSIEYFMVRGQCRYSINAVQKLIEERTIAKET
- a CDS encoding helix-turn-helix domain-containing protein; translation: MEVVTMEKKAFDLMMARYDALVKKVELLKHKANGKRLNKWLTGHEVCQQLRISQRTLQKLRDRRFLGHTQIGRQFYYCPEEVKAIVPLIARIKSV